The sequence CCAGGACGCGGGCGCCAAGATGGTCCACATGGCGCCGAACACGTCGTCCAACATCGTCTCCAAGTCGGTGGCGCGCGGCGGTGGCCGCACCTCCTACCGCGGCCTGATCGAGATCGGCGAGGGCGCCGCCGGCTCCAAGTCCAACGTGCTGTGCGACGCGCTGCTGGTCGACACCATCTCCCGGTCGGACACGTACCCGTACGTCGACGTCCGCGAGGACGACGTGTCCATGGGCCACGAGGCCACCGTCTCCAAGGTCTCCGAGGACCAGCTCTTCTACCTGATGAGCCGCGGTCTGTCCGAGGACGAGGCGATGGCGATGATCGTGCGCGGCTTCGTCGAGCCGATCGCCAAGGAACTGCCCATGGAGTACGCGCTGGAGCTCAACCGGCTGATCGAGCTGCAGATGGAGGGCGCGGTCGGCTGACCGCCGCCCCATCGCCAGCAGACGTCTTACCCAGGAAAGAGAGCACTACGACAGCCATGGCTGAGGCCCAGAACATCCCCGTGGGTTCCACCACCACGGGCTCCATCGCGGTCGCCGCGGAGTCGACCGTCGTCTCGCGCATGAGCGCGCCTCCGTCCTTCGACGTGGCGGACTTCCCGGTTCCGCACGGCCGTGAGGAGGAGTGGCGGTTCACCCCGCTGGAGCGGCTGCGCGGGCTGCACGACGGCACCGCGGCCGCCGGAGGCTCGGTCAAGACCGAGTTCTCCGCTCCCGACGGCGTCACCCTGGAGACCGTCGGCCGCGACGACGCCCGGCTCGGCAGGGCCGGCAAGCCGGTGGACCGGGTCGCGGCCCAGGCGTACTCCTCCTTCGAGCAGGCCACGATCGTCACCGTGCCGAAGGAGACCGTGCTGACCGAGCCGGTGCGCCTCGCCCTGCACGGCGAGGGCGGCGTGACCTACGGGCACACCGTGTTCGAACTCGGCGCCTTCGCCGAGGCCACGGTCGTCATCGACCACACCGGCGACACGGTCCGCGCCGCGAACGTGGAGTACGTCCTCGGTGACGGCGCCAAGCTGACCGTGGTCACCATCGTGGACTGGGACCACACCGCCGTGCACGTCGCCCAGCAGAGCGCCCTGGTGGGCCGGGACGCGAGCTTCAAGCACGTCCTCGTCACCTTCGGCGGCGACCTGGTGCGCATCCACCCGCGCGTGGAGTACGCCGGTCCCGGCGCCGAAGCCGAGCTGTTCGGCCTGTACTTCACCGACGCCGGCCAGCACCACGAGCACCGCCTGCTGGTCACGCACAACACGCCGCACTGCAAGTCGAACGTCGTCTAC comes from Streptomyces sp. SCL15-4 and encodes:
- the sufD gene encoding Fe-S cluster assembly protein SufD; translated protein: MAEAQNIPVGSTTTGSIAVAAESTVVSRMSAPPSFDVADFPVPHGREEEWRFTPLERLRGLHDGTAAAGGSVKTEFSAPDGVTLETVGRDDARLGRAGKPVDRVAAQAYSSFEQATIVTVPKETVLTEPVRLALHGEGGVTYGHTVFELGAFAEATVVIDHTGDTVRAANVEYVLGDGAKLTVVTIVDWDHTAVHVAQQSALVGRDASFKHVLVTFGGDLVRIHPRVEYAGPGAEAELFGLYFTDAGQHHEHRLLVTHNTPHCKSNVVYKGALQGDAAHAVWIGDVLIEAEAEGTDTYEMNRNLVLTDGARVDSVPNLEIETGEIVGAGHASATGRFDDEQLFYLMARGIPEHEARRLVVRGFFAELVQQIGVADIEERLLAKIEQELEASVA